The following proteins come from a genomic window of Bos mutus isolate GX-2022 chromosome 23, NWIPB_WYAK_1.1, whole genome shotgun sequence:
- the SLC39A7 gene encoding zinc transporter SLC39A7 has translation MARGLGAPRWVAVGLLTWAALGLLVAGHGGHGDLYEDLHEDFHGHSHRHSHEDFHHGHSHAHGHGHTHESIWHGHTHGHDHGHLHEDLHHGHSHGHSHESLHHRGHGHDHEHSHGGSGESGAPGVKQDLDTVTLWAYALGATVLISAAPFFVLFLIPVESNSPRHRSLLQILLSFASGGLLGDAFLHLIPHALEPHSHHPPEQPGHGHSHSGQGPILSVGLWVLSGIVAFLVVEKFVRHVKGGHGHSHGHGHAHGHTHGSHEHGRQERSSKEKQSSEEEEKEAGALRKRRGGSTRPKDGPVRPQNAEEEKAGSDLRVSGYLNLAADLAHNFTDGLAIGASFRGGRGLGILTTMTVLLHEVPHEVGDFAILVQSGCSKKQAMRLQLLTAVGALAGTACALLTEGGAVGSEVAGGAGPGWILPFTAGGFIYVATVSVLPELLREASPLQSLLEVLGLLGGVVMMVLIAHLE, from the exons ATGGCCAGAGGCCTGGGGGCCCCCCGCTGGGTGGCCGTGGGACTGCTGACCTGGGCGGCCTTGGGGCTGCTAGTGGCCGGACACGGGGGTCATGGAGACCTGTACGAAGACCTGCACGAGGACTTCCACGGCCACAGCCACAGGCACTCACATGAGGATTTCCACCACGGACACAGCCATGCCCATGGCCACGGCCACACTCACGAGAGCATCTGGCATGGGCATACCCACGGTCACGACCACGGACATTTACACGAGGATTTGCACCATGGACATAGTCACGGCCACTCCCATGAGAGCCTCCACCACCGAGGACACGGACATGACCATGAGCACAGCCATGGAGGCTCTGGGGAGTCTGGGGCTCCAGGCGTCAAGCAGGACCTGGACACTGTCACTCTCTGGGCCTAT GCACTGGGGGCCACGGTGCTGATCTCTGCAGCTCCATTTTTTGTCCTCTTTCTTATTCCTGTGGAGTCAAATTCCCCTCGCCACCGCTCTCTGCTCCAGATCTTGCTGAGTTTTGCTTCTGGTGGGCTCTTGGGAGATGCTTTCCTGCACCTCATCCCTCATGCTTTGG AACCTCATTCTCACCACCCTCCAGAGCAGCCAGGACATGGACATTCCCACAGTG GCCAGGGCCCCATTCTCTCTGTGGGACTGTGGGTCCTCAGTGGAATTGTCGCCTTTCTTGTGGTGGAGAAATTTGTGAGACATGTAAAAGGAGGACATGGACACAGTCACGGACATGGACATGCTCATGGTCACACACATGGAAGTCATGAACATGGAAGACAGG AGCGTTCTTCGAAGGAGAAACAGAgctcagaggaagaagaaaaggaggcaggggcgttgaggaagaggagaggggggAGTACAAGGCCCAAAGATGGGCCAGTGAGACCTCAGAATGCTGAAGAGGAGAAAGCAGGGTCAG ACCTGCGTGTATCAGGGTACCTGAACTTGGCTGCAGACCTGGCACACAACTTCACAGATGGTCTAGCCATTGGTGCTTCATTTCGAGGGGGCCGGGGGCTGGGGATCCTGACCACAATGACTGTTCTGCTCCATGAGGTGCCCCATGAAGTCGGAGACTTTGCCATCTTGGTCCAGTCTGGCTGCAGCAAAAAGCAG GCGATGCGTCTGCAACTACTGACGGCAGTAGGGGCACTGGCAGGCACAGCCTGTGCCCTTCTAACTGAAGGAGGGGCAGTGGGCAGTGAAGTTGCAGGTGGCGCAGGTCCTGGCTGGATTCTGCCATTCACTGCTGGTGGCTTTATCTATGTAGCAACGGTGTCGGTGTTGCCTGAGCTGTTGAGGGAGGCATCACCATTGCAGTCACTTCTGGAGGTGCTGGGGCTGCTGGGGGGAGTTGTCATGATGGTGTTGATTGCCCACCTCGAGTGA